The sequence below is a genomic window from Hydractinia symbiolongicarpus strain clone_291-10 chromosome 10, HSymV2.1, whole genome shotgun sequence.
AATCATCTTCGAAAACACACCGGCGTGGAGAGTTGAATGCAACcgaaataaatatatttgtgCATAATAGCATCTTTGCGCACAGTAGCTATTTGAGCgcgattttcctttttttcttattgaacaaaaaagaaCACGTGCATTGCTACATCACAACATCGTTCTCTCAACATGCTATTGTTTTGCAtacaaataattaaataatacaTAGAAGACGTAAAACTCTTTGCATAACAGGTGGGGACAAAATAAATCTACCAATCCAATGTTTAGTGCTCAAAAGATGTTGTTATCAACATCAACTCCGAACCCAGGGCGTATATAGCTAGATATGCGTTTATCGACAcgtgtgaaattaaaaaatataggaCCTGGGTTCCAGGTTGAATCAACATGTTTTTGTGAAGTTAATTATTCTCACTTTTTTAAACGATTGTCCTGAAAAGAATAGCCACCCGTTCCATCTTTCGTGGGAATATTTAGAACAACAAaggtttaaattattaaaaacaaagatttttaagAGGTTAAGGGCTTGTGCgtatagatgacttgctatcttgatcaatttttttattacttttttggaaggcaaaataaagcaattcaattggctaataattctttttagaagatctAATTGGTTAAAAGACTATGctgaaaaaatgtaaacaaagcttATTGCAAGTCATCTCCGTGATGTAAGGCATAGTAGAGGTCCTATGGTGTCCTGCATGCAGTGGCAACTAAGCTACaacctttgaaataaaaaggctgttattttttatgtgagaaaaaaaaaatggattgGAAAGCTACAACGAAAGTAGCGTCCACACGCCGTTCGCTTCATAAGAGTTAAATAAAAACCAGATCTCATTTTTTCTCCTTTTGACACATCATAAAATACAAAATGTAGGATTTTCTATCTGATCCAAGAGTTATCGTTACTTGTGTTGATGGCTGTTACTTGTCTCTTCCACAACGGGAGGGTGACATCTTCCTGTTGATGACAGTAGATGTCTGTCATCATCGAACTTATCGTCCATACTGTGTGACAGTACATAGGGAACATCTCCGCAGTCTCAAGAAGGTTATCGTCAAGTTCTTTTGAGTAAGAGTCTAAATTAGTGAATTAAATTCTTTTCATTTCAATtacatctttttattttgtcCTCTAAACCAAAGTTAATAGCGACGGTTTTCATGAcgcatatttttaatttagcgGTAGAATAATAGATTATTGACAGAACGTCTGATAAAACCAACactttcaattttctttttttcggtTCTTTTTTCAAGTTTCGTTGCTATACCCGCTTTTTATATAACAATACCTAAGTTCTAACCAAGGTGaccataatttttatttctctattgttctaaacaatagacctattgttttttaacctgaaatcccaGCCTAATAATCATTTATAGCATGTTCTaacaaaaggtttttaaaatttttataaacacaaAGGACctaagagaaatataaaaaagaaccaaaaatgcaaaaaaaatattcaaattattAGGAAAGGGAGTATTTAAAAGGCGCAGAGATAACAAGAATAATTTACGCTGCGTAACGTTGAAAGAAGTGATATTTTTTCTAACCTGTTCTATATTTTGCTGATTATTGTATTATAAAAGTCATCGTTTAAAATCACTATGCACAAACAAATTAATAttctgtttgtttgcttgtttgtttgcttgttgttTGTTTTCTACCATAAAATTTCCAAGACAACTAATCATTTATTTATATCCGTTCTCAAGATGTGCTCACCTAGTTTTTCACATCGCCATAATGAACATGTTGTCATGACAACCTCGTGCAGGGTGTGGCATACGAAGAACATATTCTCGTATTTTTGAGCATCAAGCATGGTGACGTCAtgcaaatctaaaaaaaatgccATCAAAGTTAAGATTGCTACCCGCACTTTCATTGTTCACATTTGTCTTAATACGCCATAGGCGTCTAATTTTTCCTTCCTGACACTTTCCCAATTGACTCCTTCGtatagtttcttttttttgaagtcTACTACATGGAACGATATAGAATTTTAAACATGAATCCTGTGTTGGTAGCACGCAATTTTCAAGtagaaatatttttcagatgCCCCCTTCGGAAAAGTTAAATATCATATGTCATGTGAGTTGAATTTCAGGTTAGGGGTTGCCCCCATGTCCATGTTCATGTATGGGTGCACCAGTGTTGACAAGGGAGAATAAGGAAGAGTATACAAGTTTTGTTGATAACATTATAAAAGCAGATCTTCCAGACCCTAAAACATAACCAGAGTTATTTAGTATTGTAAAAATGTTTCGGATTCACTCCCACTCTGAAACGTGTCGAAAGTATAAGAATAGTGTATGTCGTTTTAATTCTGGACATTTTTTCACAGATTGAACAATAGTAGTTAAAACTCTCGGTGATGAAATGCCTCCTGCACACAAGGAACATATGAAAGAGATAAGAAATATTAATCAAATTCAAGGATCATGTAAATCACATCCTTTTCCCtaaaagaagaatatcattgaTCCTCAAACTGAAAATTTTGAATCTCCAGAAAACATACCTGATGCATTGAAAAGTTTAGATATTTCAGAGAGTGAATAATAAAGTTTATACCATCAGACTCAGATTTTGAAGTTCATTTAAGACGTCCCCCTAATTCGTGTTTGGTGAATAACTATTTTTCAGAAGGAATTTCAAAATGtgcaaaagtaaaacaaaacttAAAGAGCTACCTGATGACAGTGttgatatatttaaaacaaacacgCTTGATCGTTATTTAATCATACCTGATACTACTTTTAAAAGTGGTAAATATGCTGCTTTGGATAAAATGTGCTATGCATATGATTTCAAATGATGAGTCGATTGAAATTAATCACATTCCTAGATATCCATCACCAGGACCCCTAATGAATTTCAAACAAAAACTTAAACGATATAAGTTTCGTGCTTGTGTTGGATCATACACACCCAACCAGCACACTTATGTGCCGGTTGGGTGTATATGTGCTCACCACTTGCTGTTTTTATACTATACTTTTCTTGATGGCAACTATAATTTACTTGATGGTACTTACATGGAGAAGCTCAACcaacttaaaattttgaatattgccaatgcaaaaaacaaaaagtgaaaatatttgGTGAAATTGTTTATCAGGCAAAGAATGATCTGATATAAACACTAATTAAGATTCATTTTCACAACAGGAAAATGAAGAAGTTCACTTCTTAGCATCAAGGGAGcaaaatgatacaaaaaatGAACCTGAACCAACATATTCCAATGTCTCTCCTCTAAATAACACAAGACTAGTAAATTAATAGAGATATCAGGCCTTTTAATACTAAGCAACGCTTAGTGTTTGAAACAGCATTCACTTGGgcaagaaaatttataaaaaaaatcgtaacTGCGCTACACTTACTGATGTTAATACTCTGTCTATATTTTTGACTGGTGAAGGTGCATGCGAAAAATCATACAAAACTATTCACATATCcctcacaaaattaaaaatgcgaAAAAGTAAGGGGTTTGATTTATAGCTTCAACAGGTGTAGCTACTGCAAACATTGGAGGTACAACACTACATTCGAGTTTTGGAATTCATGGAAATATTTATGTCCTTCTTAGTGATAAAACTCATTTACGAAACAAGTTagcagtaaaataaaataaatatcgaTTTCAGTACGGGTGGTTTGTGACCTAAGATGCAATAGTACAGTGTATCATGCTTGAATTTTTATCCACAGAAATGAAACATGATCTTGTGCCACGCAACTCTTTTTACAAAGGAAACAGGAAATCCAAAATATTTTAGCCTCCAAGGGCTTTTCAAATAAGTTTAAATGGTGGTATGGGTTAGGAATGTCAACATTTAATTTCATGTGCAAAAATATACGGTTGACAAATATACGGttgaaactaaacaaaaaaataccgcAATTAGATTTAGGAGGACCCTTTttgcaataaataaataaaataaaacataataaataaaacaagataTTGCCACTGGATTGAAAATAGACAATTTAACGCTATAAACTACTTTTTCGTGAGTACTCTGTAAAGACCAAAATTATTAGTAACAATCTTATTATATTACATTAGTTTCGAACTAAGGGTgaatataaagattttaataacTTGCAACGCGTAACGATAAATTCAGTATTACCTTTATCCTACACACAAGTAAACCTTAATCTTATTTTCCACGCTAGGCTTTAGGTGGACAAGGATGGAGGGCCTTTTTGACTCTGGACTCAATAAGCCGGTTAATAATCTTTAAACCCTACCCTAACCCAGAGTGGTCACGTGACCATTTTCCAGTTAGAGTTTCATGAAAAAATGACATCACTTTCGAAGCATTGGTGCAGGATCATCCTAAGTGGTCACGTGACCATTTTTCAGTTAGCGTTTCGCGAATTTTTTGCGAACTAGAGGATTTTTGAATTCATTTACGAATTATTACAATCTCTAacttaaaaaacgtttttttaaagacTTTAAAAATCACTTGAAGTAAAACACATACATCTTACCTCGTAATACTTTCGTATATTCTGATACAACAAGAACAAGGCTTTCCATTACAACATCTCTGATGGTGGCGCAACTGAGTGAAAGTGAATGCAGTGAACTTTCAAGACGCTCCAATAAAGAATTCTATAAACAAACAGATATTTTTGTAACACAAGTATTTTGATTAGAAATTATTTAGAATGTGCTTTTTGAAACGAAGATatgaatatgtttttttactttgaaacCACTTTCACAAGGAAAATAATGTATTCTGCTTTATTTGCTATCAGCCTGAATAATTACATGACACACCACAACAAgttgatatttttaaagaaacccTGTACCGTGACATTAACTGCGCTGTTGTTCTTAACGCCCATGTattttacgcattttaaaataCATGGGCGTAAAATATGGATGTGCGACATTGTTTACTTGTACTAAGTGTTCACCCTCGACCAAAATTCGTTTTTAAGTTTACCCGGGAACATTTTGCGACTGTTTTTGCTGTGTGCGCTTCACTCAATTTACAATATActacatacctgtactaaagcgctctacCTAAATGTGTAGTAAAGTTTACAATTCGTATTAATCGTTTCACTAGGCATTTCAACGCCGGCTCCCCCAGCTAGTtagtataacaaaaaaatattgaattgtgTTCGTAATGCCCACGTATTTTAAGCCTCTACGCTTAGATAgctttaaaaacattattttctttattctaTCACAGTAAAACTTTGAAAGTTGAATACCGTTTTTAGCTAAAGCTGGAGGTCctaaatttcaaaatctttctTAGGTAGCTCCAACCATAACGAGGCCTTCTTAATTACTTGTATTGGTCCctctacttttaaaaaaacaaattcgttGGCTCTGTTTTGTGTAAACAAAACATCACTTCTCTAGTACCTTCCAAGTTTGATTACATTGAATACTGGTTTAACAACATGACATCACCTCAAACCGAGTATTCGTCATTAGCATTCTTATCAGATTTTTCACGATTTCTACGCAACAAGTGTACACTTTACTGTCTGAACTAAACTTCTCTTTCTTCAAAAgttctacaaaaaataaaaaaataaataagaaaataagaaaaactaCGCCCTTGTCTCTATCATATAGAGCAACCTAAAAAACTACGCCTTCGTCTCTATTATATACAGCAACCTAAAAAACTACGCCTTCGCCTCTATTATCTGCTCTGATAATCAGGAAACGTCGTGGATGAGATATTGATTTGGTAACGAAATGCTGAAAATTATAATTGCGTTCACGCAGCAAGAACATAAAAACGGATAACTTACTTTGCGATACGAGAGGTTTTCGCAGCTCGTGGGAACCATATATGTTTTGTCATCGTATTTTGAATAATTAACAAAAGATTTTCACCACGTGACATTTTTAACCGATACCTACtgcaataaataaacaaataagaaaattaCCTGTAAGTGGTTGCAAATTCTTCTCTAATATGTTTATGTTGTGATGATTTGTCGGCATGCCGTTCAAACAGACATTTAtatctgtaaaaaaattatagctATAGAACATCCCTAATACGCTGCACACAAGTAAGTGCTCCACTTTAATAATTCTAGATGCTGGGTTACTGTTACCCTAGTATACCTCTATAAAATGCCCAATTTTTGATTCCAATGGCGCcagttacttttttatctaaaccatttttttctattaaacaatatatgtttaataattattttttaatatttgtgacGTCATTTCTGTTTCCTATGACgccaagaaaatatttttttatctgaaatgATCTTGTTTATGAGTTTGCTTGATTCATGGCCCTAGTTTCTTTTTCTTGTACACTTTAGGGTACACAAGGACAAAAAAAGTCCATGCAAAATAGGGTTACATTACATTGAATCTTTTCAGACCTTCCGGCAACCACTCTCATATTTAACCAATCAGGTTTTTCAGGCATTCACTTTAATAATTATCAGGTATCCTATGTAACAGGAACACACGAAATATTAGACGGAAAGCCGGATCGAAGTTCCAAGCTCTATACTTTAATCAGCATTCCTCTGAAGTTAGCCCTGCACGAAATATGTTTCTGGTGGGAAAAACATCTGCTATCCATGTTCAACTTAGccaaacaaaaacaagcaaGTTTCACGAATGAAACGGAATTTGAAAAGGTCTATACTGATTGACCATCTttatcataacaaaaacaaatcgcGCCATACCTTCAAGTGTTTTTACAAAATTGGTTTTCAAATTTTCAAATGCTGTTTCATCGTTCAACACTATCTTGTACCACTTGTTAAAAGAAACaactaaaaatagaaaagagagaaattgtaataatttaaaaaaaaaacttctttgtCAGAAAGTTACATGACTCATTTTCCAGGCTGTTTTACCAAATAATTAGGGAATAACAAAAAGGAAAGATGAACTTTTTTTTGgagcgggggggggggggggggggttcaaGAAATACATGGTAGAAATGAAAATGTTACTTACCTGCACGTAGGAATTTTTCACCCTGACGCGAATTTGTAGTGATAAGCAAGTCGTTAGAAGGCTCTGAAATGATAAAGAAAATGGTTGGAACGGAATACTGAAATGTAGAAGGAGagaaataattactttttcGGAACAAGACTCAAAGCGTTTCGAAACAAAGAACAAACAGttccaaaacaaaaaacaaagggTTCCGGAACAAAGAAAAAGAGTTCTGGAACAAAGAAAGAGTTCCAAAATACAGAACCAAAGTCAAGATCGAGAATTAaactttttgttatttcttttttatttaaattcttattcagtttttattttcatttttattcggACAGCTACTTAGCGGTTGCTTAATTTTcagtaaatttgtaaaattgGTAATTCTGATAAAACATGTGCACTTTAAAACAATACCTTCTCCTTCGTTGTCTTCTTCTGCTTCGTTGAAAAATTTACAACTTTCGTTTTTAAGTTTCAACAATGTGATTTCGTTTTCTTTTTGCTTCAAAGTTTCTTCTAAAGCTGTTACCTGTggtaaaagttaagataaagaAGGTTATAAAAAACCCACCAGAGTTTTAGACACTTCTCTGCGTTTCATTAGGCTTTACATTTAAAGCTGATGGCACTACCCCTGACATCCGTAATCTGTTCTAGTAGAGCTAACATGGAAGCGATGCTAAATAGAATATGAAAAAAACGTGGCGATTTCGTTCCTCTCTTTAACCTAATTTTAACATTACGACAGCGACATAAAtagaattttttaagttatggataaattaattttttatcataatgCCACAAGCTTCCAAATCGTCGCTCtcaccaaattttttaaaaaagtgtattCTTCTTGATAGTTTTGCCAGAGTGACGACGAACgcataaaaagtttattttttcaataaaagcctttttttgccaaaaaaaattagaacaaaaTACTTAAGatagaataaataaatttaattttatcattATTGAGTTTCTATCATGTCCTTCCTTCACAAGCCACACTTTtatcctttaaaaaaatatagctatacatCAAGTTTTAGATTTTACCTATGAACTAATACGAAAAAATAGGCTTATTTGACTATTTTAGTGATAAAGacttgaaaatatgaaaaaacacATACTTTTGATTTCCAAGCCATTTCTTTCTTACGTAAACCTGAAACCAATTGACGTGTATACTCCTTCGCACTTACATCAGGAGGTTTGGAACGAATGATTGATGTTGCCTAAATAAAGAAGTTTGATTAGAAGAAGACACCTGAAGGTATAAACGTTTTAACAACACGCACACACACAGAGAGTTCTTGTCAATTTACACCATTAGTTCACACCATCTCATAACGAGCTAGGGGTGGTCAAATGTATCATACACATAAAGAAAAAGGTAAATGATACACTTGAAAATTTTGTAATTGAACGGGATTATTCAAGCTAAGAGTGACACATAAATTTCCTTTTTTCTGGACAGACTGTGGAGGTAAAACTAAAAGACAAACAACCAGGAAACCCATCATAGTTTTTCTGATTAATCAGCTTTTGACTATCTTGACTTCTTTTGTCAAACTTTTTGGTAAAGAGAATGTCCTCGGCTTGTATTGAAAATAATTGAAAGTTTAGATTTGCATTTAGTGGAGGCGCTCAGTTTTGTCTTCCTCACTGTATTCTATAGGATACGGGCTTAAttcaagtaaaaataaatatttaaattatatttccatTACTTTATCCCATTAGTGAAAATCACCGACAAATAGTTTACTATAAATAAAAGCATCCTAATTTCACAGAATTTCCTGAATTTGCTAGATTATCTCGTGCAATACAAGATACAAGAAGTGTAAATATCCAAACAACACTTACCAGTGCCAACTTTAATGTTTTGATGTACGCTTCTTTATTCTCCTTCTTTtccatatttaatttttcagtCTACTGCTAGGTGAATAAAGAAAGTTACATGCAGGCGTATCCTAGATacgatgttttttttatataagcatgacatttataagcatcTGTAGGCTTAGATTTTTTAAGCATATGCTAAGCATTATGCGAAGCCTTAGAAAATGTGGTAGagcttttatgttttttctttttattctttatgtctGAATTAACTAGTGTATAGTTAGATTTAAGTTGTAATTACTGATATTGAAAATTCaagtgcaatatttttttacaaataagcACGTTTTAAGCCTGATCatgtgtttttcataagcatatTCCAATAAATCTTTTTGCCATTAAGCATAACCTAATAAATTACTTTCCATAAGCATCCTTAAACCTCATTTTGGAATTttaattgcttataaaaaaaaccatgTAGGTTATGACAGGGCTAAccaaatttttttgacattgtaATATATCTTTTGTAACATTATCAACATTCTAGAAAATATTTGAGGCAGTATTTAAAAATCCaacactttctttttaaaaagtaacaTGCCAAGATGTGATTTTGGTTATTGCCTGTATTAAGAAGAACTTTTGATAATAAGCACAGCTTCGCCTAAGaatgtatttaaaataatttttttttaaattcagatTTCAATTGTTGTAATATTTTTACCTGGCATTAAggacaataaaaaaacatcttATTTTGATCCATCACACGTTctggaatttttgaaaaaagcagtttgtaattttaaataaaaagagaaTTTCCACACATTAACCAAATACCCAACAAGTAAAAACAGGACTAAATATTAGTCCCCAGGGAACCCATAGTTGCAAAGTTGTGGAAGCATAAATAGGTTTTATTAGAGTACTTCTTTATTGAATTAGACTGAAAGAAGGTTTAACatgaataaattttgaaatgaactcAAATCATATACAATAAAATGTACtaattttttattcttctcttaaaaaaaatcactggtgagaaatattttttttaaaaggaaagaGGTGGGTTTTGCACCATTCTTAGATCACTGCTGATACAATGTTGCTGACAGAATACAACATTTTATCACATTTTGTCTTTCAGCCATTTCAACaatataattacaaatttagtaGTCTAAAACAAAGCtaaaaatatagtaaaaatTGTGCTAATTTCCACAAAAATTGATAGAATCAAACTACCTATGgaataaattaattattaaaatcataaattaataaaatgttGCCCAAAGATGAAATTAAGAAGTAACACatataaatttttgctttttacagATTTATGCAAACATTGGAAAAGCACCGATAAAAAAATCTAGACAATTGCTAAAAAGATTAATTTGCTTTAAAAATTTCTACGATAGGGTTACATccctttaaaaaactacattatcaTGATAAAACAACTCACTCATTTTTAAacccaaaaataataaaaataaataataaaaagggTAAATCACTGCAAATGCTTGATTTAGCACCCAAGGTACTTATTTCAAAACCACGTACGGAAGAAGGAGCTTTAGCAAGAGGAATgatttaatagaaaatatttatttggaGCTTTTTACTTAATAATTACTAGCTCCAATTCAAACAAGTGTTCTCTAACACAGTAATCAAACTCAAAAGCATTCCCTTTTTGTGATAATTTTGTATTATGTCTGATGCCCTGAAGGACTTAATCAGAGagacttatttttatttttttcctaaatAAAGGAAGTGTGCTTCatcaaaaaagtatttatttgagAGGTGCTACCTCAAGTTTTTACATTATTTCTGCATcagtctacatttttaaaacacattcaTAAATTATTTCAACAAAGTTATAACATTCTTCCTCTGTTTCATATAAGAACAAATTTGCACATCTCAAAACTAAATAAAGCATACTCAATTTTACACAGCAATATATCAAAactaataacaataaaaatttagttataATCTAAGGATAACTTTTTAAGTAACTCATTCTCTTGTTGTAAAAATTCAGACTTTTGTTTTTCCAATTCTTTCGctaataaattttcaaatgaagattTTAACGTCTGCATATCTACTTGCAATTGTTCATTTGCACTTCTATATTTCTTATTATCCTCTTGCAAAGATGAATGGACTTCTTCCAACTTTCGATTCAATTCTGCCAAAACAGCAAgttcttttttaacatttacatGTTCAGACTTGATCATTTCAATTTCACCGCAGGCAGAATGTTTTTGTAGTGTTCTTTGTCGTAATTCAGATTTTAACCGCTCATTTCGGTATGATAGGTCACGAATTTCCTTCTTATATTGTTGCTCTTCAGTAAGACGATTCTCCTTATCGTCATGCATCTGTTTACTCTGTTCTTCCATTTTCTTCATAGTTAGGTTTAAGCGTTCAAGAAGTTCACTTGTATGTTTTGTAGAATCTTTCCGTTCACCTAGTAATATCTCATTTTCAGTAGTTACTATAGCAACTCTTGATTCCAGCTCTTCTACATTCTTTTTATAACCTTTGATTTCATTCTTCAGGTTTGATGCTTTAATTTCTTCAGCTTgtagttcttttatttttgcttttaaatttgatatttCATTTCCATTTGAAGTGTTAAGCGAAGAAAGCTTTTCAATTTCACTTTGCTTTTGCTCCAGCAGTTCAGAATACATAGTCGTTTTCTCTGTAAGAGATTTACATTGGGCTTGTAATTCAtgtttttcatttaatttctcCTCAAACTTCTTTTGGTGGTTGTTTAACAAACCAGAAATCTCCTGTTCATGTAACTTCGTATTTTTCTCCTTTTCATCTCTAATTTTTTGACACTGTTCTTGATAATCTTTTATTTGAGTTTCTAAGGATTGAATTCTCTTTGCACTTGTCTTTTGTTCAGCTAAGATTTCAGACTTTGATTGTTTTTGTAACAAGTCTATTAATTCGGTGTTGCCTTTATCTTTTGACTTCAAATCATTGTTTTCAGTGCTTAAATCTTTAACTTGTTTTTCTaagttttgtattttgttcaccttttcattaaaatttctatttaaatgATCATATTTAGATTTGACGTCTTGCAAGGCAAGCGAA
It includes:
- the LOC130613249 gene encoding meiosis-specific protein MEI4-like, yielding MEKKENKEAYIKTLKLALATSIIRSKPPDVSAKEYTRQLVSGLRKKEMAWKSKVTALEETLKQKENEITLLKLKNESCKFFNEAEEDNEGEEPSNDLLITTNSRQGEKFLRAVVSFNKWYKIVLNDETAFENLKTNFVKTLEDINVCLNGMPTNHHNINILEKNLQPLTELLKKEKFSSDSKVYTCCVEIVKNLIRMLMTNTRFENSLLERLESSLHSLSLSCATIRDVVMESLVLVVSEYTKVLRDLHDVTMLDAQKYENMFFVCHTLHEVVMTTCSLWRCEKLDSYSKELDDNLLETAEMFPMYCHTVWTISSMMTDIYCHQQEDVTLPLWKRQVTAINTSNDNSWIR